The Ostrinia nubilalis chromosome 15, ilOstNubi1.1, whole genome shotgun sequence region ATTTAAAACTTTGTTGGGTTACACTTATAGTAGTTTGTGGTATAACTTCTTTTACGTACTcgtatgtcatcatcatcatcatctcagtcataggacgtccactgctgaacataggcctcccccaatgctttccatgttacttATGTGGTGTTCTTTCAATATTCTTTACAGAAAATATTGAATGATTTTGTGATGTAAAAGCTCAACtcaaattacctacctataactGATATTTATATCTAGAACCACGAGTTAATCCAAATAATCGAATAATTTTGTAGGTCTAATAACGTAGATTAAATAATCCTACGTTCCTATACATTGTTGCCGTAAGGAAAACGCGAGCGTGACAGCAGGATTTTGTGTTTTtcataaaaacaatatcgcgtCGTAGCCTGGCTTAACACGGCCTTTGttccataatttattttacaggGAAATCGATGCGACTTTGCATAAATCTTTACAAAACCCAACATCAACGCTGCATATACATAATTTTCACCGTAGTGAAATAggaaatcatgatgatgatgaagcagtCCTTTAAGTATGTTTTAACCTAAGATTGATAGCCTCTCGATGAGCATGAAAAAAGTTACATATTTCCATATCGAAGCGGGTCATTAAGGATTGAAAGATTACAGTTTAGCCCCGTATTTAATAACAATCAAATATGAATAGACATCAAAGAATAAATCcaaactggtttaaataaataataaattctgaCTATTATAACTACTAATAGAGCCAAAAGGGGACGTTAAAAATAAGGTAGTTCTACATTGTGTCCAGCAGGAATCAGAACAAAAAATATGACATAGAGATGAAATGGAACACTATTGCTACGAAAGTTTTCGTAGCACTACTACGAGATTTCCCGGTAGTAGTATGGTAGTAGTCTCATTttcaaataagtttttattttaacaataaagaactttattgaagttaaaatttcattttattcCAGCGCATATGAGCACATTCAGGACAATTTATGAGCTAATTCCCTTTGTTCTTTAAGATCTGCAATTCTGCCAACATAACATGCCATTTTCAGGTTTTTTTCATTCAGTCAGACGAAATTAGCTTCGTTAGGAGCAAGACTGAGTAATAATAGACATTTTGAGCGCAAATAATCAGGGTTCATAGTCTCTGTGCCCGCCCTCCCCCCCGCAGCATCCCGCTGACGTCAGAGCATCGATCGCCGAATATTATGCGGCCTGAGTATGCGGCGGTTAGCTTGCAATGCCGCGTAATTTATTTAATCTGTGGCAACTATTACCCGCTAATGAGTCCCGTAGCGGGATAAGGATGGAAAACTTTTTGGTTGGGCATTTGTTTTTTTGTGCTTTTTTTCTTTGAGTTCTGTGATGAttcgtaaattattatttacttaggctgggttgcaccacctaacttttgacgtaactataacgataaccggtgtatttgtatggagtttgacagatttttgacgtttgtcaaagttaaagtaagatggtgcaacccagcctttgaaaaaaagcgcgggaaacgtgAGCGTGACGGGCGTGTTTTTTATtgctaattttaaaaactttttatttactgaTATTACGTGATCAGaagggtttatttatttaaatattacttatttcTAGTGTGTGTATATATAGTTTGTGTAGTTTGCTGATATTTAGGTaagttttttgatatttttctcAACATGAACGAGCCCCCCGATCCTTCGGGGGGTTTCGTCCCTCCGCCAGCCAGTTTTGTTACTGTATCGTCTGAAAAGGAAAATGAATCGGCTAATATGGATACTGATAGTTCTATTAGTTCTTTACAAGCGGCTGTTTCTGAGCATTCCCCTAAAATTTCTGCAAAAAGGCGCCGAAAGCATTCCCGCCATCTTAAAACTTCAGTTAAATAAGACATATGACATATGGTATATGATTGCTTTAATAATGGACTTGTTTTGAACTTTGCTTGGATCCCTGGCCACAAGGGAATAACAGGAAACGAAATATCAGACCGTTTAGCGAATGATGCGGTACAGTGTGGTGATTTATTTCCCTATAAAAACTATCCTCATGATCTTCTGTCATTGCCTAAAATACATCAAATGGAAAAGTGGATTACTAATTGGGAATTATCATGTCAAACCAAAGGTAAATTTTATGTAAAGATACAACCTAATATACCTGTGAAACCGTGGTATCATAATGCGAAGTTTAGCAAGACAATAACGTCTATTTTAATACGCTTAAGGCTTGGTCACACATGCACTCCTGCTCACCTTGCTAGACTTCGTATCGTGAGTGATCCAATGTGTGAGTGTGGGGTTGATATTGCTGACGTAAATCATATATTTTTCTCTTGCTCTTTGTACGACAGGTCTAGCTTTCTGGATGGTTTAATCTCTACCCATGTTCCCTTCCCGACCAGCATTACCCAACTTCTCCTGTCTGACGATGTTACAGTATACAAAATATTagcttcatttattattttaaacaatgtaAAACTTTAACTTTATGTATACACACTATATGTATACCtaatatataaattaaaaaaaaaaaaagaaaaaaaaaaaaagattatgtATATAGGATTCAATTTACTGTAAAGTACTGTATATTAATATGGTCATTTTATCCTACCTCAATCTGCTTTCCTGATCACTTTCTTCTCTGCGTCCGATCCTTCCGTTCCGTTTTTTTCTTTCCTTAACCGTTTCCCCGTTTTTACTCGACGAATGGCAACACACAAGCCGTGTAAagccaaaaaagaaaaaaaaaaaaacacagccTTTCAGTCGAGTAAAGTCAAAATTAACTTTGTTACTACTTATGAAAATAGTGGTTGtagtttttagtattttgaaaGAAATACAAAAAGCTCTACCAACAACCATTTTATTGCTTATTTCTTGATAGTTCAtagtaaacaaaatatgtatgttataattataatttgtaaGGGGTACATACTGTATTGGGAAGAACGGAACTGGTTAAAACTGGTGGAAAGCTACACTGCAGcgtttcaatttgtttgtaaccCAAAGCTCCATTATAGCTTCAGATTACAAGGAAATTCTACACGGATTAAACGGTCGATCAAAAACGAGATAAACTcgcgtatagttccaaaatactgaactatcctatccatgacattgacagtggggcgccaccgtcaataccggatcgctggttccgatttttgtcatgttggaaaccatatagttgaacgatggtagcgcccctctgtcattgagtttggtgggacagttcagcgtgggtcatctataacatttgtgtttattgaatttaatccttaaattgtgaactctggcttaaattgtcatttaataTGGAAGTGTCATTTTAATCCGgtgttcatcctaggtgtaactttttattaataagggggataaataataaaaaataaaaataaatacaatacttACAAATGTACCTCAATTGATTATTCCGGATTAGCTGGTTCACCCAGCAGCCAGGCTGGATCCAGCTGCCAGGATTGGCGTAGAAGTCCACGTCGCCCAGTGGTTGTGGGAACCCCAGGATGCCAGGGTTGGAGTGGATGACGTCCACGAATAATGCATCCCCTTTTGACAGGTGCCCGTCGCGGTTGGTAAACCTGTAGCCAGGGTACGCGGGGTCCAGGCCTGCCAacacaacaataaaaaaaatatacagaaAATTGGCTCCTCAATCCTTAGGGACATACTTAGACCGCATGACTTGAGAGAGCAAACATTTTTGAATGCAATTGCGTGACTGCTTCACAGAGCGAAGTCTTAGTACCTATTTACGTACGACCTAGAGAAACGATTACGCAAATTCTAGCACAAATGACACTTTGTTCAGTTTTCAGTGATGCTGGTTTTTCACGTAACGGATTATCGTGCGCGATCGACTTCCAATTTTGCTGTTGTATTGTATGTTATAGAATGGTATAAGTTATAAGAAGTGATTCCATTTCCAGACGTATCACtttaaaaattttaagtatTCCAACTGGACTAAATCTGGTGGATACTCTTTAGTAACTACATAATGTAAAGTATTTGGTAGAATCATACAATATTCAGTGGGATAGTTCGGAGCGGGCTAGTAAACGGAAGTTATTCCGccgtttaaatattaatattaagctTTGCATTTTGTTGCCTACTCCAAACAAATTTAAATACAGACCGTGGTGTTATTGTAATTCTGATCACTGAAAGAAGCTTAAAACTTGGTTTACTTTGAAAGCAACAGAAATTATCGTAATTTCCTTTACTTTTAAGTAACAAATATCCTAAAAGAATTTTAAGACATCAAATGTTTGAAAGCTCAAAAACGTGGCATTTCAttccattaaaaaaataatccgaGTACTCGGATCAATAATTTGAAGAAACTACGCAGTTTGATGTGCATGTGATTTGAGTGAACTTTTCTACAAAAAAAGGTTTAGTAACATTTAGTTTCTtacttgatttttattttttattaagctTGAGGAAAACCACACACCCTAGTTAAGGGACTGCTTCTTTTCTTTACACCCTGTATCAGCTTACCTGTTATCCTGCCCAAGCGGATCCCTCTGGCCCTGAGGTCCTTTCCAGCAAATCCCGCGGCCTCAGCCCCTAGGGAGAACCCTATGACGTGCAGCGAGGATGCCGGGACTCCGGCCCTTTGGAGGAACTCGACGAAGTTGGCCAGATGCATGCCCATGTAATGGGTGTTCCGCACTGCTGTTATGTACCTGAAAGTAGATAGAAAGATAGATATAGTCAACAGAGAGACTACATACTTAGAAGAACCATTATCACATTGCACCGCgttccgccgcggtccgcgtggcgacatataaaaaatcccgcgcgcacaCGCGtttcagtgtgttgtgccgcgcgtgttttctatacaaactgaggtacttgcatacaatgattgcggtgcagtgtgataatcgcctaagaTACTGCGGTATTTAGGTTGATTTCGTCTCTACATACTTAAGTGACGTaacaaaaaaacagttttaaaaaaactgcagaaaaaataaatagaacttTTTAAGCTCATTCGAAAGTGAAACCTACTAATTTGAATGAAGGTCTGCTACATCCTCGAGGCTCTAGTAGGGAGCAAATTCAATGAGTGCTATCGTTTAAGCTCTCACCAGTTGGCGACCTGTCACTTGCTATTGATGCCAACTGCCAACTGTTTAATCCTCATTCAAATGATTGTAACGCGTAATTTTTCAGGCAAATCTATAATAGGTTACTTGGAAGTTGGAACCATACTTGGAACTACAGCTTGGTGGAACCGACGTACAACAAGcgttataaataaacttaacaATTTTCGCACACATTCCTGAATCTCACtagtacataaataattaaacagGTAGGTATGCCAGATTCGACCCTTTCATCGTTTGGGGCATGGCTTAGTGTGACGTAGGTtagcataataaaaatattagtacGTTGAATGTCGTGTAATAAATTTAACCGTAGGAAGCCAAGCCCGCATATTTTAGATACATACCCATAAAGATAACGCTCATGTCACATTCGACCCATATAAATACGGAATAGGTACGTAACACGTAACTTACATAAATGGTGGGAACAGCGTATAAATCAGATTCATGTATTTGGCTAACGGCCATGGCGAAATAAGTAAACGCTGTAACGTTCCTCTTTACATGTCAGATTGGAGGAGTAAAAACAGTGGCAAGAATTAGTTTTATTCCAAGGTTAAGTATACAAATAGGTATCTATAATTTTCGTCAATGAAACGTCGTTTGCCACTTTTGCCAGGAAGGTGTGGTTATAATAGCTTATTGATTTCCTTTCACCTTGTAGTTAGTTGCTCAAAAGATatttaaatctcaaattatCATAAATTGTACCTTTCTTACTCTGAAATTTTACGGAATTTATAATTTGACTTCTTTATTGATTGCAATTAGAATGCACCTAAAAAACTAATTGCGCTTTTATGGCTaggctagtttatttttagATCTAGAGAAGCTAATGGTGCTATTGAGACAATCGTACGAGGCCGCGAGTTTCAATAGACCTCGTAAGGAAAGTAAGCTCTATTTCTTACCAAGGAAACGCTATCAGTCTTGACCAGTCCACTGCGATGAAGTTGTAGTCGCCTGCTGTTAAATAGGCTGCAAAACAACACAGTGTtatttgtatattatgtatgtagagTCAAAACAACTTTTTGTGGAATGAGTGGGTTACACTTAAAAGAGATAAATTAAGTAAACAATGAAAAATCTATTACGATTCTTAAATTCTGGGCAATATACGGTGACGGACTTGAATTCAAAACACGACTCTTTGCTATTCTTATCATTGTTTTTCCAGGGATTTTCCCTAAGTAGGTtatcatcgttatcatttcagTCTATGAAAATTCACTGCTAGAAGTAAATCTCAAAAGAGAGCGCCCTGAAGCACGAACATCCCTTTTTCAGCGGCCTGCTATCTCTATGAAGTCTATCAAGTTATAGCTTTCAATAGCTTGCTTTTTTGCTAGTTTGATGTATAAACTGCAGACTGTTTTACTGTCTAAGAATAACAAAGACAATATTGCAGTGTCCCACGGTTTTATCCCTCATGATTTCAATTAGTCTAAGCCCCGGGCGTTTCATCTCCCCTTGGCGATGTTTTTACTTCGCTCTCCACAAAAGGGGTTTTTGTCCGCCGCCCACAAAGTTCTATGCAGTTCGCTACACAAACATTTTACTGTTCAAGTAGTGTTTAGTTTTATCCACTTTTATTCTTGTTACCGTGTCGTTTTTATTACTTGATTGAAGATATAATAAGGATTGAGTAATATGTAATACCTCTATATCGTTTCATACAGGGTGTTTACAAATATTACTGTGAATGAATTAAAATTTGCTATCAAATTCTCGTAAATTTTGTTATTGCGATATTTGTCCACCCTTTTTCCAAATTCTTATATGacacgttcgtttcagccaaataatgtccactgctggacaaaggcctcccccaaggatttccggttctgcgctgcctccatccaggttcttctcgcgaccttcaccattttacctatgactaattttgaaaattgtaaATAATCTCTGTCCATATTCTTTATTTTCAATGTGTCTAAGCATTTCATATTCTATCTTTATGAAATTAATAAGGTTTATTGTCCTGCTTACTGTCTCTCAAAGTGGTAGTGCTAGGCCCATTGGTGGACTCGGAGAAGCCCATCAGGTATATGATTGTCGACCGCGTGAAGTCGAACGCTGATCGCTGGAGGTCCGCCGCTGTTCCCGGCTGAAGCACTTGGAAGATGCGCGGATTTGCTCTGAAAAGTAAATGCGAAATACCAGTAAACATTAATGTTCAATATTTGACTTCATAGGCGTCCACTGTCGAACGCAGAACCTGGGAGTCTAATGGCTAGGCTAACGATCGATCATTTTCTAAATAAACCAAGGATATCAGTCGCAAATGCCATGCCTAAACAATTACCAGTGTCTACGTCTAAGATTACTTTTGCGATAAGTAAGATTTTATATCATTACGTTACTTTTCTGAAGTTTTCGAAATTGACCCTGAACAAACATTAAGATTTGTAATTTCGTGTAGAGAAGTTTAGTGCAATACCAATGTATTGTCTAATGACGAATAGTTAGCTATATTTACTTCTTCAATTTATTTCTCAGCATTTCCCTGCTGACTTACAAAATACTTCCTGAAAGTTATCTACTTATGAAAATATTTGCCAATAGCTACGACGCAGGTACGCGTTTTGTCATCGATTTTGGCTTACCAAAAATAAACATTAGATCAAGCCTACGCGATTCTGATTCAATAGTCTGAGCATTCAGATTATCCGCCCCCGGCGAAATTACGAGAATGGCGCGTCGGCACGCAACCTCGTACTCGTACTACAAAACTACAATACAGGGTGAGACTGATGGCGAAAAGTGAAGTTAACTCAGATCAATGCCCTTAGGTTAATAGTGTAGGTGTTTTTTcccataaataaacaaattcgAGAGCATTTATATTTTTCTCGGAATGTTTTTTATAGTGAGCGATTGCTTTTTATGTGAATTTAACGTTCTTAATCAAAATTGCCTGAAGCTCTGTAAGTAGGTTAAATGATAAAGATGCAATTCATTACATAGAGAATCGAGATCGTAAATAATGTGgtgattaaaatattaaacaattGAAAAATTAACTCTATGAATAAAGGAGAATACACACAATACAGCGTTTAGTAGGTCGCCCAGTGATAGGAAGCAAATAGGAAACGCATACGGGTTGCCAGTGCCAGATATCCAGTTATGACCAATATTTACGAATCCagaatgtttggctttttaggcgTTTTGTCTCTGAAAATGCTCGAGCGAATGAAACAGTGAAACAATGGCTGAAAAAAGACCCGGCTTTTCGGAACAAAAGTCCGTAAATTTCAGGACCTGGTAACCCTACACACGGTGCATATCGAGTTGATCAATACTCTGTGCTGAATTATTATGAAACAGGTCAATGAAATGTACACTTTATGTTCGTAGCAATCAAACCTTATTTGTGTAACTACTTTTCCTTTCAGCCTCGCTGATAACGTATGTGTGCAGCGTACCTTTTTTTTGGTCTTTGGCAATTACGATTTTGGTTTTAGTGCTAATAATGTGCTCACAGTTTTTTGGACTTAGCGTACCTTGTGAACAGTTTGTACTGTATGTCGACAGTGCCGTCTGCTGGGCAGCAGTAGCTGCACTGGCCAACTGGGCGGCTGCTGTAGCATACTTCAGTTatgcctgaaaaaaaaaacaatattgttgatgtaacttttttatttcaatcgGGCTGAGTTGCTGTCCACTTCACAACGATGTAGTTTGAACATTTACCTATTGTGACTTGTGAGAAGGGTCGTACACATTACAATGGACAGATATGGGTGACTCTGATGCTGAAATATAACAAGATTTTTTCTTCACGGATTTTTTACtctttgtatttatttagcAACATAATTAGGTTTATGCACATTCTCTACAAATGAAACTTGTACTACCTACGTTCGTCTCGATAGGTAGAAAATAATGATACCAAGCCAGGCTGAATGCTATTTGTTGGAATTTATTAAATCTAATTGTTTGCTGACAACACATGAATTCAATGGTTTCCATAAAGATTATTAGATATTACGTATCTATTTTTAGCACAATTAAgattaatttgcttatttttcaAGGCATGTGAAAAAATGCGTCGCTAAAGCGCTAAAGGTAAAGAATATTCTTCCAAACCAAAAACTAACTCTCTTATGGTGGGTACTTTTTTAATTAGTATCATGTTATGCATAACGAATAGTGGTAATGACGGACTTGTCAATTAACATCAATTAAGTGTTATTGTTGGTAACAATTATTAAAGTTACGTTTATTTTTGTCACACACAACTACACAAGTCTTACGCGGTGCTGAAGGACAATACAAACTCTCATGTCGCAAGGGAATTACATGTGATTCCTTTctactaaattaataaaaacaacataCTAACTTTGTTAATCAAAGTTGATTTTAATGAACCACCTGTATAATCTCAGATAATTGTTTTTTCACTATTTATTGCAGATAATAATTTTACCATTCAACTTTTCCATGTTGTATGATGTTAGTGACCGCTTTTCTctctattattataataattatatgatATTTCAGTAGAAATACAAGTTTCAACTTCGCCTTCAAAATCCATTCCAAAATTAAGAGTAAACAACATGTAGTCATTCTTTTCAGGTGTTAATTTAGCCATGACAGATCATTTCTTATTATAACGGGTGTCGTAAGAATTCTGTTAAAATGTAGCGAAAACGATATAATATGAAAAAAGGGAAATTCACTCTACTCTCGGCACAAATTAGCAGAtcggaatgtttttttttttaattaagctTAGAATACgctactgtataaaaaaaaatgtagtccGATTGATAGGTAAACCATTGGATAAAGCCGCCGTTTTACCTTAcctatacatataataatatgtgtacttgtaaaaagttatttatttaaaccttatttatttgttacttcagagttttgtaaaatttaattttcttaccAATAAATAGCGTTAACAGCTGGCAAGAGTTGGCAACGGACATTTTCCAGGTTTTCAACTGCTTTTTAAAAATCCTTGTTACGTCACAGGAAGCGACGTCATCTGTGGATGCGTATACGCATGTTTCCGGGACCACTCAcaaaactttaaactttaacttAATCCGAAACAAAACTTCAATTTATATTATTCACTTACACTTTATAAATTGCcactaattttaattaattaaataaataatacgtaGTTTCATCTTCGCGGCAGAATGCATCGTCCGCAGCGGACACTCGCGGAAAAGACAACGCATTAGCAGCCACTGTGAGTTTTCTTACGAGATGCAAACCTTGACAATATCCTTCTGTGCATTATTATCTCACTATCAAGTTACATTGACGATTCATTCACACACtaaaaatacagttaaaatTTACAGAGCCAGTTAGCACTTCGCGCCGTGTTTATCAACTAATTTGCTTGAAACTATAGCAGTGTCAAGCTGATGGTGGTTATGCAAGCGGTTGCAAAAAGACAATACTAAACGCAAACAATTTTTGCTCCACCAAATTGATTTCGCTCAGATAACCACCGGTAAATTATCTGCTCGCTATTACGGAATTCGCGTTATTTTTGTTTGATCGTGttcttaggtaggtacgtagaattgaattaataatgttgattgtcctaataaataaaataaaaataaaatgaaataaaaatatttttgctgtaTTATTAAAGTGTAACGTAAtccattaataataatttattaattgtaCTGAACATTAAGGAGTAGATAATTATAAttgataaatataaaacaaacacaaaaatcAATTATAATCATCGTCGTAATCATACTGTGCAGTTGTGACCTCAATTTTTAGAAGTTAAAATACAGCCCAAACTGTGGGATGATGATGGATCAAGTCACTCTATGAGCATAATTAtagtaataggtatgtgaaaACAATTCACAGTGATGACAATCACAAATTATGCAGGTAAACTGGTAAATACTTAACTGGGCACTATTTGTGTTTAACTGTCATCTCAACAGCGTTTAAACAATACATGGAATTACCATAATTTTATGTGCAATAATTAATGACCGTGGGAGTTGCTTTGTCTTAAATACTCTTAAGTACACCCAATCTTCATTAGAGCCGGTTTTAACTAAAACTGCATATTCATTTGAGATAGCTTTAAAGGACTCAATACAAGCTAATGATAATGTAGTAGTTACTTCTCTATTGCTTACTACAGGCTGTTGTTATTGGTGAAACTTTGTGGTTTTCAATGTAATACACAGTAATTCCGTAGCTACTTTGCCTCCCTAAAAGTAACCTAATGCCTGCTCCTATGGTGCTCCTCAAGGGTCAATTCTGAGACCTTAATTATAATGTATGGACGATAGCTTATCAAGGCGAACACTGAGGCATCTTATACAATTACAATATGTGCTATTatgcaacaaaattgtataatttaatgTGCAAGCAACTGAAAATTAGGTAGACTTGTTGGGTCATTAACACTGAA contains the following coding sequences:
- the LOC135078512 gene encoding pancreatic lipase-related protein 2; amino-acid sequence: MSVANSCQLLTLFIGITEVCYSSRPVGQCSYCCPADGTVDIQYKLFTRANPRIFQVLQPGTAADLQRSAFDFTRSTIIYLMGFSESTNGPSTTTLRDTYLTAGDYNFIAVDWSRLIAFPWYITAVRNTHYMGMHLANFVEFLQRAGVPASSLHVIGFSLGAEAAGFAGKDLRARGIRLGRITGLDPAYPGYRFTNRDGHLSKGDALFVDVIHSNPGILGFPQPLGDVDFYANPGSWIQPGCWVNQLIRNNQLRYIYGCSHNRAWRLYAESILNPTGFPATLCRSWRRDTDECSSSVDGYLGFAARPPMAGKMFVETNERPPFARNVPTSSWCDVRC